The Aedes albopictus strain Foshan chromosome 1, AalbF5, whole genome shotgun sequence genomic interval gcactcgtctatggaaaGTTCGTGCAGCGCTCTAGTATGTTTTATTGTTGTTTCGATCAAGCAATGAACAAATCCACcggtgaactgaattcactcgatccgagaattttgacactagagcaggCTATTTCCAATTAGAATCGTCAAAACGTTCAGTTTTATCTCCGAGTCAAAAATTTCGACCTGAATGATTTCAGTTCATCGATGAATAAGTGCATAGTGAACTGTACAGCAGATGTTTGAAAAACGTTATTTTACCGATCCTCGCATCATGCAGTTCATGGTCGATTTACATCAAAGGCAATGCCGAGTGAGTGTTTTTATTTTCACCCACATAACATGAATAAGGCTGAAAACACATATAAGCAGCAGTTGCAGTAACGTTTGTTTGGATGAACTCAATGAAAGCAGGCGAGCAAAcgccaatggacttatccaccgatgagctGAATTCACTTGGTCCGAGAATTTTGTTACTAGAGCAGAGTCGATTCCAACCAGAATTGGATGATTCTGATTGTAAGTGGCCccactttagtgtcaaaaattTCGGACCAAGTGAATTTTATTCGCCAGTAGAAAAGTCCATTTGGTAAATTTTCCTGCTAGAATTCATTTGCTAAATTCATTAGTAAACATTGCTTCATCTAAACATCGACCTTTTTTCGTATAATAAACATCAATTGATCAATAGACTGGAgtactggatgaatgcctggagtactgatgaattctcggaccgagtgaattcggttcatcggtggatgacTGCATACACGTGTTCACTGGCTTCGGTTTGAGAGTGGCGTGATATTTACTAAAATGAACTCGTTTTCATAATCATCCAGATAACGACACAGATCAGACAAGTGAGCTTGCGAACGCCGCCGCCATTtaacgttgtttttttttaaagctttTAACAATTCGACAGTTCATTTTTCATGGACTCCATTTTTTATTTGCAATAGTGCGACGTTCCATCTCCGTCAGATGACTAGACTTTAGTGAGATGTTGGGGCCTGCCGAATCCATCATCGCCGGTTGCGTGTGGATGGTGATGATGCcgccattttttttgttattttcttttGTGATTGATATTCGTATGGAGAAGAGATGTCGCGGAATGGAGTCTTTTGCGTTTTGGGAGCGATACGACAATGGCTCTGTGAGATTTCGGCGTATTCTGTTGATAGGACATAGCTCGATCTTGCGTAGTAAAACAAGGAGAAAGAAGACTTATCTAAGCGGGGAAAATCCCTTGCTGCGTTGAGCCGTGTTATCCAACTCCACCTGTAGAACACGATTCTACGAGTAGTGGAGAAAGACTTCGGTCTGGTGATGTCTGACGTAGGTAACAGCCGCGGAAACCCTAGATGGATTCCTAGGAACTCCCAGTGAACAGTCTAGAGCAGCGCGTGGCGGTTCAGCGCCAGCAGAGGAAGCGCAGATCAGTGGCGCATGCCTCACGCAGACCatgaaccgcaacaggagtggGCTATCGAAAGTTATGGTCATGATAGTCGTCGAACTCGACGAGTTGATCGGCTACACAACATAAGCAACATCGACCTTAGGCAATGTCTGCTGAAACTGTAGGGGCGACGCGTTGGTTCTTAAGACCGAGGCGGATACATACGCTGAGATGCTCAATTCTCGTCGCTGGGGGCACTAGCCCAAGAGGTCCTGAGCGAGAAAGGGCAGGTCAGAGTCCTGACGATGGAGGCGAgtctccagtgtaaaaacttgAACGAGATTATCGACGCCGAGAAACAGCAGTCTGAGATCGATGCACTAAATCTATTCATTCGTCTATGACAGAGAGGGCAGAGAGGGCAGAGGACGGTTGCAGTCGTGAAGATCCCCTACGGCCAAAGATGTGGTGAAGGCACGATTCCGGACAATTTTGTCCAAAGTTGTTGTTTTAGGACAGAATGCTGTTTCGTTCGCTATCGTACACATCGTCTCGGAACTGCAGAGGTGACGCGTGGAATCGGGAGTCAATAGGTCAGTCGCATCCAGAAGGTTGCCTCGCGATTTGGAAGTCAGCTACGCAGGTCATACCGGTGTTCTGCGGTCGATCCCTCTATCGATCCGAATCCGTGGTATGGAATTGGAGTTCTTGGTAAGGTTCGGGATAGTCGAAACCACGTATAGGTTTAGCGGTtttttttggaagtgttgtactttttacaaaggCGTGCCCCCTGAAAGTTAGGGGAGACAAAGATCTGACACTGAAATTAATGAGGAAGTCCTAACTATCGTTGTATATTGGAATCACACGCACGTAACTTGTTTATGaacgacattttcaatttcacTGGGTTTCTTTTTGGTTTAAAGGTCTGTTTATAGGCAGTTACGGTCGCCATAATTGTTTGTTTTTGACCAACATGCCATAGATCCAAGTATATTACGTCCGGGCAGGGTTGTGAAATGTCACGGAAATGTAacggaaaaaatgtcatgacattttccagttCTACCACTTCCAGTGAAAATTTTCATCCGCAAACACACACCTTCAATAATGCTGGTTAGTTATGCTACAATAACGATATCTTCGATAAATATTTCTCACTAGAAGCAGTGAAAAtggcaaaaaatcaaatttttttgacattttacaaccctgcGTCCGGGTAACATACTGCAGTTACGTGTGTATGACACCAAAAAGAACGAAGATCATGCTGAAGCGCACAGGATTTATTCACAGATACACTCATCGATGACTACCATCAGGCCTTGTTACCCTTCTAAACAGTACACTTCCCTTCATTTACCCCTAAATAAAGCTGGATATGCTCGCAATTAACGTTCTCAAGCCATTTTTTCCTCGTTGTCGCACATCGCAACGTGTATATTCTGCTTTCTTAATCACATTTGGAAACCAATAAAATCAACGGTTCACAGTTACAAACAAGAGCCATCTCGCATAGTTCCGGATTTCGTGCTTGCTTAAACCTAACCTAAGGAATTTGTGTAGATGTTGTTGGTTCACTCACTGGGCTTAAGTAGGTGAGTTCCTTCCTAAAGTAACACTTATCAACTTAACATCGCTGAACGCTTCTTTTCGGCGGCGTGTCTCTAACCTGTGCTGCTTTGGTCCTCAACAGAATGGCGTACAAATTTATAACAGATATCGCTTAAGGCTTAAAACTTTTACATTTGTGTGTTTAAAGAATCATATTCTTTACCTGTATCTGTCTTCTATCCTCTCTCTCCCGCGAACTCTACTGTGAAAAGTTAGTATTTCATCGAGTGTTCCCTGAATAGGGTGTGTTACTAAAAAAAACAATGGTGTTAACCTATACATTAGACAACAAAGTTCAAATAAAAAGTGTTGACGACCATAATTGATCTCCTAGTGCCAGAGTTGCCTCCTTTCGCCAGCAGTATCCGGTTCTCTTAAAAAACACAACTAATTCATCGAAATTTCAAACGTTCTCCAAAAAATATATTTCTACAATTTGCCACCTTGGGGTTTTTCGTTTCCATCGTTCCGATGACACTCTACACACATACAAAAATAACATAGCGCAAAATGATGCTAATTTCTAAACAATTGGTTCTCGTTAGGGAATTGTTTCCATTCTTACGCGTTTCTTGAAGCCTTTATCCTGCAAAGGTTTCTACCTTTtgttcgtaataaaaaaaaatgatagaagAAGATCTAAGATTTTGCGTGGTTAAAAAGAGAGGAAGATTACAAAGCTTCTTTTTTCTTGTCGGAAACATGCGAATGCAACACGGAAGGAAAAGTAACAGGAAGAAGTGTAGTCGCATCGCAGTAAGCCGTGCCAAGGTTCACAAAAAAGAGGgtgaaacaaaaaaaactgtcaaaaaagagAAAGAAATCTATGGGAAAAGCCGGCAGCAACGGTTGAAGGGGATAGGGGATGAGGAAATAACAGAAAAGAAATCAAAGGGAAACGAAAAAGGAAAGGGGGAGGGAATCCTTTTGTTGTTTGTGTTTCTAGCAAACGGTTCAACCACTTTTTGTCGTGATTACCATACTTGGCGTTTGGCGTTGAagatgttgttgttgctgctgttgttggtaTCGGTACTTTTGTTGTTGCTGTTCCTGCTCTATGGAATCCACCGCCGCTTCCAATGGGCTGCAAATGCTGCGCGATTTGAGCGAGAGACGTCGCTGCATCAGCAGGGATTCGTTCGGCGGCGACAGGCCGACCGTCATAACGCCGTTGTTGCCATGGTAGCCGTAGTCGTCGCACAGGTCGCTGATGCGCAGCTGGTTCATCATCGATTGGTAGCCGTTCAACGTCTCTCGCTTCAGTGCGGTAACAATTGTGTTTGAGTTTGTATGATAATGCTTATACTTATTAGTAGTATTATTTGTTATTGGATCACAGTTCAAAGTATTTCTATTTTGTGTTGGCATACGCCCTCCTCCTACTCCGCCGCCTACTATTACTAACTCTGTTTTTCCACCGCCGTTGGTGTACTCGTCAACCAGCTCACTTTGATGACGAGACTGATGCTGTGGCTGGCGATAGACGCCACCATAGGCGTTGCTAACCCGATAGATGGTGGCTCCTCCTCCGCGATTGTACTGATGGTGATTAGGATTGTTGTTGGTTGATGTGCCATGGATGTTACCCGACGCATCCGAAATGGCCGATTGTAACCTGCGAGGGACGAAAGGAAAGAATTTTATTAGTTGATGCAACTATTGAAATAGTTCCCTACGCCAGTGCAACTATTATGATACAATCATACTCACCGAGCGTTGTTGCTAGTGTAGCCATTGCTGTGACGATAGGATGACGATCCATCGGCCACCagctcgtcatcatcatcgttgttGTGGTAGTGGTTGTTCCGGCGGCTTCGCCAGTACTGCTGCTGGGGATGCGGCTGGCAACGGATGTCGATGTTACCGGACTTTTCGTTATTGCTCTTCGGTTGCTGGCGGTAATAGGATGTTGTTTTTCCATTGCCAGCCGTTCCGTTACTGCCACTGCCACTGCCACTACGGTACTGGTTGTAGTTGTAAAAATGGTGCTGATTGTTGGTGTGGTTGTTGTGGTGGTGATTGTTGTAGTAGTTGTTGTACGAGCCAAAATTGcgatactgctgctgctgctgatggtggTAGCGTGCCTTGGCGGAATTGTTGTAACTCGGACCGAGTATCGAAGACGGATGTTTGAACTTCTGAGCGTCAGTATCGGCACCACGGTATCGCCAGTTTTGCTCCGGGGAAATTGCAACGGAGCTGGAAGTTATGGACGGAGGAGCATTCTTCTCCTTGATCACATCCAGCGGTTTcgacggctgctgctgctgctgttggggtTGCTGTTGTTGTACTGAAGGCTTGTCGGAATTATATTCCTTGTTGGCGGAACCACAATTTGTGGTCGAAGTGGGTGGGCTTATCGATGATGAAAGCCCATTGACACCTTGATGATGACTAGTGGCGGTGGCAATTGGGGACAAAGTCATCGAATTCGGCGATGCGTCCGGTGTCAACGTGGACGCCGAAGATGACTTCCGGATGCTGATATAAACTACAGCATCTCCATCACAGCGATGATGATTTCCGTCAgtggttgatgatgatgatgaggatgacgTTGATGATGACGTCGATGACACTGACGACGGCGATGAAGATGGAGAGGATGATAGGGAATCACCGTCGTCATCCGCATCGACCGATTTGTACCGATCACCACCACCGGTCTGCACCACCTTGATAACACTCGATCGGGCAGACGACGGTGGACACGGTTGTGGTTCGGTTCGAACCACCACTTCCAACGTGACCCTCTCCGGGGCCTGGTCCGTGATGCCACTCTCCACGGATCCGGCCGCAGGAGACTGCGTGGGTGACGTTGGCTGTTCTAGGGTGGCATTTTTCTTCGGAGCTACGACTTCcgactgttgttgctgctgcacgGAAGGCTGGTAAATGTTGGGCCGCTCCTTGGCCATGTAGTCGTAGCGCATCgaaaaatgctgcaaaatgacaCGCTTCACGGCCATCGCAGATTCGGCAAAGTGCGACAGCTCTCGTGCCGATTGATTGCTGAAATGGAAAGGAAGAAGAATATGTAGTGAGGGAAAAGAATCGGAATCAAATTGAAGATCTTGAAAGGTTTTATGGATAGGATTGATTTACCCTCATAgtatcaaatgtaccatgtacactAAAATCTCGATTTATGAAGTTTAATTAAAGGTTTTCCTATgcgtctccaattagcctagtgtaTTGCCAATCGGGAGAAGGCGGATTtcattcccgttctggtcgagaaaattttccctacttcctgggcatagtgtagccGTCAGGGAACTccaaacgaattccaggaggaattcttgaaggagtttcgtgaaaaaatccctcaatgaatttctggaggaatcccagaaagagtcccTAAAGGAGCTCCTgctcagtgttggtaaactcacactcaaagcacactcatgaaccggtCCAGCGTGAgcgaactcgcgcgcgattctgaatcgttttctcacgcgcgagtttttcatgcaaaatctcgctctcacgagtcaagcgctgaAATCTCGTTTGTttataaaacaaattcaaatcaatttgaacgacattcaatgttgttgtacgctagatttgcttttgttctatcatgcaatcctaaaaacttcgatgtaaatagtaatagcaccaagaaataaagcaatgagtgaaatcacgagtcaactcatgcatgattttttcggtggtgagtttggcgagtcaagaatcgcgcgtgaaacaactcatccatgagatttgagaatttgagtttttaccaacactgctcctgctgaaatctctccaacaattccagaagaattccgtgaagaaattcctagaggaattccgtgaagaaattcctagaggaattccgtgaagaaattcctagaggaattccgacaaaattcctgaacgaattccggcAGAAAACAGTAACActcaagaagttcctggagtaatctctgacggagtttatgaagaaatccttggaggaattccaggaaaatcctaCAAAGAATCtaaagagaaatccccggagtatttcctaggagttcctcgagaaatccctcaagaaactccaagtggaatttctcaaaagattccaggagaaatctctgaaggaactgaagaaattgctgagcgAATCCTTTATGAAaaccctgaagggactcctgaaaatctatgaaaaaattcataaaggaatccattaaaaaatatcggaggaatccctgccaaaattcctctgaaaatgatCTTTCAAAAATCCAAGATAAACGTTGTGGATGAAtaccaaggaatttctggaggatctcaagaaaaaaaaatgagaaatcccTAACGAAACTTTTAGAGCAATGTCGAAAGGAATTTTTTAATGAATgcctgaataaattcctcgaggaatccctgagaacctTCCTGACGGAAGGTtccttttctggaggaatttctgaatgaactctagaagaaaatctctgatggagctatgcaaggaatccttgaaggaacacgtgaatgaatccctgaaaaccCCCGGAAGAACTAGCTAAATGAAATCCTGAGGAAATGTCTTtatcaattcctgaaaaatcctgggggaacctttgaagaaattcctaagaagtTCATAGATaaaccctgaaggagttcctgaaggaattcctgaaggagtttctgaataaatcgcTGAAGTACCAGGAATCCTAGATCCGTCAAgtaattttagaagaaaagaaatccctcaaggaactccaaGCGAAATATCTTTTAGaggtcctgggaaaattcttcaagaagttcctggaggaattcccgaagaagttctAGGAGGAGTCCATCAAGGAGTTcctatagaaagttcctgaaggaatcgtggaagaatgcctggcaaatccctgaatgaattcctagaagtattcccaaagaatccctgaaataattcctggataaccactgaaagagttcctggaggatttcccgaggaatatATACAGAAACCActgaaggagtttatgaagaaatcccacaaGTAGTTACAGGAAAACCCCATAAAGAGTTCCAAGAGAAAAaccgggaaaaatctctgaagttgttcctggaggagtcttgaaggagattctccagaaatccGTTAAGaagatcctggaaaaatccataaagtagctcctgaagaaatttgaggagacattcctggaggagttcctggggaaatttctcaaccaattgcattagaaattcataaaagatttgcaggaaaatccctgaagcaatttcgggATTAATTCACGAAGATAATCTTAAGAgtaatccccaaagaattcctgaaaaaaaaaaaaaaaaaaaaaaaaacactgaagcagttcctggaggaatccatgatagagtttatgaataaattccttaagaaattccgggaaaatcTCACAAAGAATGCAAggaaaaa includes:
- the LOC109431109 gene encoding uncharacterized protein LOC109431109, which encodes MVERVTEDTPSDANLDLRNTQVVRYGSEEISGNDEEHPPMNEEERQKAIEMQKEGSRKRRRKKRTSSSLQSTCFQELYKLTGEVLGEGAYASVQTCVNIYTELEYAVKIIDKIPGHARARVFREVETFHHCQGHANILQLLEFFEDEEKFYLVFEKINGGPLLARIQENVCFSEYDAALIIKQIASGLDFLHKKGIAHRDLKPENILCVYPDKLCPIKICDFDLGSGIKFTTNISSPTATPQLLTPVGSAEFMAPEVVDLFVGESNYYDKRCDLWSLGVIAYILLCGYPPFSGNCEQDCGWNRGENCRTCQELLFESIQEGRFSFPENDWIDVSEEAKDLIRGLLVKEAPKRLSAAAVLNHPWIKITDEGDCIDGVNSDAIKDKQRRRVLKTPGIIRRNQSARELSHFAESAMAVKRVILQHFSMRYDYMAKERPNIYQPSVQQQQQSEVVAPKKNATLEQPTSPTQSPAAGSVESGITDQAPERVTLEVVVRTEPQPCPPSSARSSVIKVVQTGGGDRYKSVDADDDGDSLSSSPSSSPSSVSSTSSSTSSSSSSSTTDGNHHRCDGDAVVYISIRKSSSASTLTPDASPNSMTLSPIATATSHHQGVNGLSSSISPPTSTTNCGSANKEYNSDKPSVQQQQPQQQQQQPSKPLDVIKEKNAPPSITSSSVAISPEQNWRYRGADTDAQKFKHPSSILGPSYNNSAKARYHHQQQQQYRNFGSYNNYYNNHHHNNHTNNQHHFYNYNQYRSGSGSGSNGTAGNGKTTSYYRQQPKSNNEKSGNIDIRCQPHPQQQYWRSRRNNHYHNNDDDDELVADGSSSYRHSNGYTSNNARLQSAISDASGNIHGTSTNNNPNHHQYNRGGGATIYRVSNAYGGVYRQPQHQSRHQSELVDEYTNGGGKTELVIVGGGVGGGRMPTQNRNTLNCDPITNNTTNKYKHYHTNSNTIVTALKRETLNGYQSMMNQLRISDLCDDYGYHGNNGVMTVGLSPPNESLLMQRRLSLKSRSICSPLEAAVDSIEQEQQQQKYRYQQQQQQQHLQRQTPSMVITTKSG